The following are encoded in a window of Persephonella sp. genomic DNA:
- the groES gene encoding co-chaperone GroES, whose amino-acid sequence MAKIKPLYDRVVIKPAEEVEEKTPSGIIIPDTAKEKPSEGEVIAVGEGRLLENGETKPLKVKVGDRVIYSKYAGNEFVVDGEELIVLREDDILAIIE is encoded by the coding sequence ATGGCTAAAATCAAACCTCTCTACGATAGAGTTGTGATCAAACCAGCTGAAGAAGTCGAAGAAAAAACACCATCAGGAATAATTATCCCTGATACAGCAAAAGAAAAACCTTCTGAAGGAGAAGTTATAGCTGTTGGGGAAGGAAGACTTCTTGAAAATGGCGAAACAAAACCTCTCAAGGTAAAGGTGGGAGACAGGGTTATCTACAGCAAATATGCAGGAAACGAGTTTGTTGTTGATGGTGAAGAGCTTATCGTTCTCAGAGAAGATGATATTCTTGCAATCATTGAATAA
- the groL gene encoding chaperonin GroEL (60 kDa chaperone family; promotes refolding of misfolded polypeptides especially under stressful conditions; forms two stacked rings of heptamers to form a barrel-shaped 14mer; ends can be capped by GroES; misfolded proteins enter the barrel where they are refolded when GroES binds) produces MAGKMIIYGEEARAKLKAGVDKLANAVKVTLGPRGREVILEKKWGSPAVTKDGVSVAKEIELTDPLENMAAQLVKEVASKTADVAGDGTTTATILTQAIYTEGLKAIASGANPVYVKRGIDEAVKVIVEELKKMSKEVSGRTEIEQVATISANNDPEIGKIIADAMEKVGKDGVITVEEAKGAETVLETTEGMQFDRGYLSPYFVTNPEKMEAVLENPYILIYEKKISNIRELLPVLEKVVQANRPLLIIAEDVEGEALATLVVNNIKGVLKVCAVKAPGFGERRKAMLQDIAILTGGQAITEDLGIKLENVDLDMLGQADKVVVDKDNTTIVGGKGNPEDIKARIEQIKAQIETTTSEYDKEKLQERLAKLSGGVAIIKVGAATEAEMKEKKDRVDDAVHATKAAVEEGIVAGGGVALLRASKALCDLKEENTDKKWGIDIVKKACEIPLKQIANNAGFEGSVIIEKVKANESKTYGFDAATGEFVDMMEAGIIDPTKVVRTAIQNAASVAGTMLTAEALVAEIPEKEEKTPGAGMEGMGDMGF; encoded by the coding sequence ATGGCAGGAAAAATGATAATTTACGGAGAAGAAGCAAGGGCAAAACTGAAAGCAGGTGTAGATAAACTGGCTAATGCTGTCAAAGTTACCCTTGGACCAAGGGGTAGAGAAGTTATCCTTGAGAAAAAATGGGGATCTCCTGCAGTAACAAAAGACGGAGTTTCTGTTGCAAAAGAGATAGAGCTTACAGATCCCCTTGAGAACATGGCTGCTCAGCTTGTTAAAGAAGTTGCATCTAAAACAGCTGATGTTGCTGGAGATGGAACAACAACAGCAACGATCTTAACTCAGGCGATATACACAGAAGGTCTAAAAGCTATAGCTTCAGGAGCAAACCCTGTATATGTCAAAAGAGGTATTGATGAGGCTGTTAAGGTTATTGTAGAAGAACTCAAAAAAATGTCAAAAGAGGTAAGCGGAAGAACAGAGATAGAACAGGTTGCTACAATCTCTGCAAACAACGATCCTGAGATCGGAAAGATAATAGCTGATGCGATGGAAAAGGTAGGTAAAGACGGTGTTATCACAGTTGAGGAAGCAAAGGGAGCTGAAACAGTTCTTGAAACAACAGAAGGTATGCAGTTTGACAGAGGTTATCTCTCTCCATACTTCGTGACAAATCCAGAAAAAATGGAAGCTGTTTTAGAAAATCCATACATTCTCATCTATGAGAAAAAAATATCAAACATAAGAGAACTTCTCCCTGTTCTTGAAAAGGTTGTTCAGGCAAACAGACCTCTTCTCATAATAGCTGAAGATGTTGAAGGAGAAGCACTTGCAACACTTGTTGTGAACAACATAAAAGGAGTTCTGAAGGTTTGTGCTGTCAAAGCTCCAGGATTTGGAGAAAGAAGAAAGGCAATGCTTCAAGATATAGCTATACTAACAGGTGGACAGGCTATAACAGAGGATCTTGGAATTAAGCTTGAAAATGTTGATCTTGATATGCTTGGACAGGCAGACAAGGTTGTTGTTGACAAAGACAACACAACAATTGTAGGTGGAAAAGGAAATCCGGAAGACATAAAAGCAAGAATAGAACAGATAAAGGCACAGATAGAAACAACAACATCTGAGTATGACAAAGAAAAACTTCAAGAAAGACTTGCAAAACTTTCAGGTGGAGTTGCTATCATCAAGGTTGGTGCGGCTACAGAAGCAGAAATGAAGGAGAAAAAAGACAGGGTTGATGACGCTGTTCACGCAACAAAGGCAGCTGTTGAGGAAGGAATAGTAGCAGGTGGAGGAGTTGCTCTTCTCAGAGCTTCAAAAGCCCTCTGCGACCTGAAAGAAGAAAATACAGACAAAAAATGGGGAATAGATATAGTCAAAAAAGCCTGCGAAATTCCGCTGAAGCAGATCGCAAACAACGCAGGATTTGAAGGGTCTGTCATTATTGAAAAAGTTAAAGCAAATGAAAGCAAAACATACGGTTTTGATGCTGCTACAGGTGAGTTTGTTGATATGATGGAAGCCGGTATTATAGACCCAACAAAAGTCGTGAGAACTGCCATACAGAACGCTGCATCTGTAGCAGGAACTATGCTTACAGCTGAGGCTCTTGTTGCTGAGATACCTGAAAAGGAAGAAAAAACACCGGGAGCAGGAATGGAAGGTATGGGTGACATGGGATTCTAA
- a CDS encoding P-II family nitrogen regulator, with protein MKKIEAIIKPFKLDEVKDAIAELGNFGITVTEVKGFGRQKGHTELYRGAEYVIDFLPKIKIEIVADDSMVEKLVEAITTAARTGKVGDGKIFIIPVEDAVRIRTGERGVEAL; from the coding sequence ATGAAAAAAATTGAGGCTATAATCAAACCCTTCAAGCTTGATGAGGTAAAAGATGCCATAGCTGAGCTTGGAAATTTTGGTATTACAGTAACAGAGGTTAAAGGTTTTGGAAGGCAGAAAGGTCATACAGAGCTCTACAGGGGGGCTGAGTATGTTATTGATTTTCTTCCAAAGATAAAGATTGAGATTGTGGCAGATGATTCCATGGTTGAAAAACTTGTGGAAGCAATCACAACAGCAGCCAGAACAGGAAAGGTTGGAGACGGAAAGATATTTATAATTCCTGTGGAAGATGCTGTGAGAATAAGAACTGGAGAAAGAGGAGTTGAAGCACTTTAA
- a CDS encoding ammonium transporter, producing the protein MKTKIAGLLSLLIPIFAFAEESKLDTGDTAWMITATAFVVLMSVGGLTLFYGGMTRSKNIVNTVMMVLGAYAVAIVVWTLWGYSLAFTDGEGALYAVVGDLSKFLLNGVDYKALSGTYPEWVFVAFQSTFAAITIALASGAVIERMKFSTWMVFSVLWITFVYAPIAHIVWGGGFLFDAGALDFAGGTVVHINAGVTGLVLALLLGKRKDYKKTAILPSSVVLTSLGAGLLWFGWFGFNAGSAFGANEVAGVALLTTNVATASGVLSWIIMEWITAKKPTLLGGASGAIAGLVAITPAAGFVSPAGALIIGIVAGIVGWFGVFVLKKALGYDDSLDAFGIHGLAGIWGAIATGFFALQSLAWDGSPLQNGDRMGQILVQIESVIFTIVFTGIMTAILYFISSLITGGARVDEETETMGLDEATHGERGFNL; encoded by the coding sequence ATGAAAACTAAGATAGCAGGGTTGCTTTCTTTACTTATTCCTATTTTTGCGTTTGCAGAGGAATCAAAGTTAGACACAGGTGATACAGCCTGGATGATTACAGCAACAGCATTTGTTGTTCTCATGTCCGTGGGTGGATTAACTTTATTCTACGGTGGCATGACAAGGTCAAAAAATATAGTTAACACTGTTATGATGGTTCTTGGTGCTTACGCTGTAGCTATAGTTGTGTGGACTTTGTGGGGATACTCTCTTGCCTTTACAGACGGGGAAGGAGCCTTATATGCTGTTGTAGGAGACCTGAGCAAATTTCTTTTGAATGGGGTTGATTATAAAGCCCTTAGCGGAACATACCCTGAGTGGGTTTTTGTTGCTTTCCAGTCAACATTCGCGGCAATCACAATCGCTCTTGCTTCAGGTGCTGTTATTGAAAGAATGAAATTCTCCACATGGATGGTTTTCTCAGTTTTATGGATAACATTTGTTTATGCACCTATAGCCCATATCGTTTGGGGAGGGGGATTTCTTTTTGATGCTGGAGCTCTTGACTTTGCTGGTGGAACTGTAGTCCATATTAATGCAGGTGTAACAGGTCTTGTCCTTGCTTTACTCCTTGGTAAGAGAAAGGATTATAAGAAGACTGCTATACTCCCCTCATCTGTGGTTTTAACGTCTTTAGGTGCCGGACTTCTGTGGTTCGGGTGGTTTGGGTTTAATGCCGGATCTGCTTTCGGTGCAAATGAGGTGGCAGGTGTTGCTCTGCTGACAACCAATGTTGCAACCGCCTCAGGAGTTCTTTCCTGGATAATTATGGAATGGATAACAGCCAAAAAACCAACACTCCTTGGCGGGGCTTCAGGTGCAATAGCTGGTCTTGTAGCTATTACCCCTGCTGCCGGATTTGTAAGTCCTGCAGGAGCACTCATAATAGGTATAGTTGCAGGTATTGTTGGATGGTTCGGTGTGTTTGTGCTGAAGAAAGCACTCGGATATGACGATTCACTTGATGCTTTTGGAATTCACGGTCTTGCTGGTATCTGGGGAGCTATAGCTACAGGCTTCTTTGCACTTCAGTCTCTTGCATGGGACGGTTCACCTCTCCAAAACGGCGACAGAATGGGGCAGATACTTGTCCAGATAGAATCTGTTATATTCACAATAGTGTTCACAGGGATAATGACAGCTATTCTGTATTTTATTTCATCTCTGATCACTGGCGGTGCAAGAGTTGATGAAGAAACTGAAACAATGGGTCTTGATGAGGCAACCCACGGTGAAAGAGGGTTCAATCTTTAA
- a CDS encoding outer membrane beta-barrel protein: MKKVVNLAAAGLLAAGGIAHAGTLTVANSDIEMTGGVTAGYFYTTNIGSSNNDYFTVSTFAVDLTSKVNSMIGFTAEFGATTQPDLLDATQPPAAGFGLEYGWVSIRPVEGLTVDAGLLLTNIGYELYHTYDNKNYTFGMVWYAQPVSYAGARVTYSVADGIDIYAEYTQDTAGSVGGVTPSDAFAFGSIGSVGNFNYAVSYFDYNKTKNLVDVVLSTDVQGIELGVNIDYQWMDDTAKNAITASGATSVDDTAYGVALYAVAKVDIFEIPVRIEYVNDGQSTSGSTVVNEGIYGVAGDDAWSFTITPTYKPSKNTYIRGEFAYVNTDGKGFTDDKGNNKDNRTFVGVEAGFVF, from the coding sequence ATGAAAAAGGTTGTAAATTTGGCGGCAGCGGGCTTACTGGCTGCAGGTGGTATTGCTCATGCAGGAACTTTAACTGTTGCAAATTCAGATATTGAGATGACAGGGGGGGTAACTGCAGGTTATTTCTACACAACAAATATAGGATCTTCTAATAATGATTACTTTACAGTTTCCACTTTTGCGGTTGATCTTACATCAAAAGTAAATTCAATGATAGGTTTTACTGCAGAATTTGGAGCAACAACACAGCCTGATCTATTAGATGCAACACAGCCCCCAGCTGCAGGATTTGGACTTGAGTACGGCTGGGTAAGTATAAGACCAGTTGAAGGCTTAACGGTTGATGCAGGGCTTCTGCTTACAAACATAGGGTATGAGCTTTACCACACATATGATAATAAAAATTACACATTTGGTATGGTATGGTATGCTCAGCCTGTATCTTACGCAGGAGCAAGGGTTACATACTCTGTGGCAGATGGAATAGATATTTATGCTGAGTATACTCAAGATACTGCAGGTTCTGTTGGTGGAGTAACCCCTTCTGATGCTTTTGCTTTTGGATCTATCGGATCTGTTGGAAACTTCAATTATGCCGTTTCTTACTTTGATTACAACAAAACAAAAAACCTTGTTGATGTTGTTCTAAGCACAGATGTTCAGGGAATAGAACTCGGTGTAAATATTGATTACCAGTGGATGGACGACACAGCAAAAAATGCTATCACAGCTTCAGGTGCAACAAGTGTTGATGATACAGCTTACGGAGTAGCCCTTTATGCTGTTGCGAAAGTAGATATCTTTGAAATTCCTGTAAGAATTGAATATGTGAATGACGGTCAGTCAACTTCCGGTTCAACGGTAGTTAATGAAGGGATATACGGTGTTGCAGGCGACGATGCATGGTCGTTTACCATAACACCAACCTACAAGCCTTCTAAAAACACATACATCAGAGGAGAATTT